The window CTCTGGGAACGGTGGTGCGGCAGGGCGACGATGTCTGGCTGGCTATCGTCAGGTGGTCGCTGTATGCCATGATCAATGCCGAAGAGCTTGGCATCACCTCACAAAAGGCCGAAGAACTGAAATCAAGCAATAAACTTGAGGTGCGGAGGCTGCTCGGCCTTGAGGGTGCCGCGGGGAAAACCCTTGGCCTGAAAGATGACTGGGCCTTCCAGATTGTCCGCCAGGTTGGTAATTATGGTGAGGTTTATGAGCGCAACCTTGGTTCCAAGTCGCTCTTGAAGATCGACAGAGGCTTGAATAATCTGTGGAATAAAGGTGGCTTGCAATATGCTCCGCCGTTTCGATGAGCGAACCTTAAAAGTCCGCCCATGAGCTGCTGGTGCGCAGGGCGCACCAGCAGCTTGTACTATCTTGAAGTTATTTGTTAGTATTTCCTGCCTGTTCCAGGGCCACAGCGACTGACACCGAGGCACCGACCATCGGGTTGTTGCCCATGCCGATGAGGCCCATCATCTCGACATGTGCCGGAACTGAAGAGGAGCCGGCAAACTGGGCGTCGGAGTGCATCCGGCCCATGGTATCGGTCATGCCGTAGGAGGCGGGACCGGCGCCCATATTATCCGGGTGCAGGGTTCGGCCGGTACCGCCGCCCGAGGCCACCGAGAAATACTTTTTGCCCTGCTGGACGCATTCCTTCTTGTAGGTGCCGGCAACCGGATGCTGGAAACGGGTGGGATTGGTCGAGTTGCCGGTGATCGACACGTCGACCCCTTCCATATGGTTAATGGCCACGCCTTCGCGGACGTCGTCGGCGCCGAAGCAGCGCACCTTGCCCCGCTCCCCTTGCGAATAGGGGGTCTCGGCAACGACATTCAGTTTGCCGGCGGCGTAGTCGAATTTTGTCTCGACATAGGTAAAGCCGTTGATTCTGGAAATGATCTTGGCGGCGTCCTTGCCAAGGCCATTGAGAATGACCCGCAGCGGGTTTTGGCGCACCCGGTTGGCCGACCTGGCGATGCCGATCGCCCCTTCAGCGGCGGCGAAGGACTCATGGCCGGCGAGGAAGGCGAAGCAGGAGGTTTCTTCACTGAGCAGCATGGCGGCGAGGTTACCGTGGCCGATGCCGACCTTGCGGTCGTCGGCAACCGAGCCGGGGATGCAGAAGGCCTGCAGCCCTTCACCCAGCGTTGCGGCGATCTCCGCCGCCCTTTTCTGTCCCTTTTTGATGGCGATGGCCGCCCCGAGGGTATAGGCCCAGACCGCATTTTCGAAACAGATCGGCTGGATGCCGCGGACAATGGCGGCAACGTCGACGCCGTAGTCCTTGCAGACCCCTTCGGCCTCTTCCAGGGACTTCATGCCATATTTTTCCAGGACCGGAATAATCTGACCTATCCGCCTGTCGTAACTTTCAAACAGTGCCATGGTTGTTCCCCCTATTCCTTGCGTGGATCGATGATTTTGGCGGCCTCGGCAAAACGACCGTAGGTTCCGGAAGCGTCTTTTAAAGCCTGGTTGGCGTCGACGCCCTTTTTGATGGCTGCCATCATCTTGCCGAGACTGACGAATTTGTAGCCGATGATTTCGTCATTTGCATCAAGAGCGATCTCCGAGACATAGCCCTCGGCCATCTCCAGGTAGCGGGGACCCTTGGCGACGGTGCCGTACATGGTGCCGATAACCGAACGCAGGCCTTTGCCGAGATCCTCAAGGCCGGCGCCGATGGGCAATCCTCCCTCGGAGAAGGCCGATTGGCTGCGGCCGTAGACGATCTGCAGAAACAGCTCACGCATCGCCACGTTGATGGCGTCGCAGACCAGATCGGTATTGAGCGCCTCAAGAATGGTCTTGCCGGGGAGGATCTCCGAGGCCATGGCCGCCGAGTGGGTCATGCCGGTGCAACCGATGGTCTCAACCAAGGCCTCCTCGATGATACCATTCTTGACGTTGAGGGTCAGTTTGCAGGCACCCTGCTGGGGGGCACACCAGCCCACGCCATGGGTAAGGCCGCAAACATCCTTGACTTCTTTGACTTTTGTCCATGCGCCTTCCTGGGGGATGGGGGCGGGACCGTGATTGGCTCCCTGCGCCACCCGGCACATTTCCATGATTTCAGAAGAGTAGATCATACTGTTCTCCTTGGAAAGTTGTTGTGAGTCTCTGCGAAGAATTTTTCGTTGAGAAGACCTAAGCCCCACGGAGGGGCAGTGTAAATAATCCCGGTTATCGGGGGTTAAAATGCTTAAGGGATTTAGCTGAGTTGAGCAGCTTGCTGCACAAACGAAGCTTATGCCTTTGTGGTATTAGCTGAGTTGAGCAGTTGGTCTGTTCAAACCAAATTATACCTTTGCAGTGGAAACTACAACTCAACAATACTGTCGAACAGCGATCCGGCAGCCTCGATTTTGCTCCTGTTGCCGATGATGGCGCGGTGGCTGCCTGCCGTCATGGCGGCAAAGGCCGGGGCAAAACTGCGCAGATCGGCAAGGGTCGTGGCGGTGATTTCGGTCAACCGCTGTTGTTTGAACTCGGGATCGATACCGTTCAGATAATCGTTTCTGGCGGTGGCCCCTTTGGCGGCGGCGCTCTGCAGCGGGTCAAAGTTGCCGTAGGTGCCGATGATCAATTGTTCGAGGACCTTATCCGGCAGATCGAGCCCGGCGACAACCGCTGGGACCGCGTTGTAGGCGTCGTAGGTTTTCTTTACCTGGGGGTCACGGTAGCTGACATAGGCGAGATTGCCGGTCAGTTGGCCGAACTGGATAAAGCAGCCATAGGCCCCGCCCATCTGCCGCACGGTATTCCACAGATAATCCCGGGATAAATAGGTCTTCAGCACCTCGAAGTGGCCGTTATAGCCCTCGGAGTTTTTCAGGAGATTGCCGCCCTGGACGGCAAAGACCACCTCGGCGGAGGTAATAAAGGCCTCATGCGTCGCCAGCTGCGGGGCGGGTAGGGTATAGCTGGCCAGCGGTGTGGCTGGGAGGGCATCGGTGATGCACCTGCCCAGCTGCATGAGGGGCCTGAGCTCTCGGCCGTCGGCGGTTGTCGCCAGAATGAGGTTGTTGCGGTTAAAGAGCAGGCCGGCGATCTGCTGCAGGGCGGCGAGAAAGGTCTCCTCCTTCGCCTCGTAGTTGACGGCCAGGTCCTTTAATGCCAGGTAAGCGGTGACGCCACTGACCAGTTCGTTGTACAGGCCGGCAGTGCTCAGATGGGCGAAGACCCGGGTGGAGGGAAGGTTATAGCCCTCGCTGTGGGCGGAATGCTCGGCCCAGGCGAACTCCCGGCCGACGATCTCGCGTATCCGAGCCCGGTCGGCAAAGGATACCGAGGCGAAGACCTCGGCGAGGAGGTTCAATGCCTGATCCAGGTAATCCGGCAGACATTTCAGATGCAGCCAGAAGACCGGCCTGGTCGAACCGGGTTGCCGGCGGTTGGTATAAGTGGTCAGGGTGTGGGAAAAGGCACCGGTGCAGGTGGCGATTTCTTTGGCGAACTGTTGGTAGCTGAGGCGCTTGGTGCCGATCTCGGTAGCGATAGTGCCAAAGAGGTCAAGAAGCGGCAGGAGCTGCGGCGGCAGGCAGGAAAAATCAAAACCGACATCGAGGTAGGTGATGTGGTTGGTGGCCAGTTCGCTGACCAGCACCTGCTGGCCGAACATCTCCGTCGGCATGGCTTTTGGAAAATCGACCCCGGTTCCCAGGTCGCTGAGTGAGAGTTGCGGCAGAAGGGAAAGTGTTGCCAGGCTGTTCGGTTCGAGCTGTTCTTCAAGTAGCTCCCGCGTTCTGTTGATCCGGGCGCTTCTCTCCGCCTCGGACAGGGTGGCATCGTGGGCGGCGAGACGTGCCTGTTCCTCGGTCTGGGAGCGCTTTTGCTTTTCCGGGTCGGGGCTCAGGGTAACAACGACCGTCGCCTGATTGTCGAGGAGATAGTGTTTGATCAGCTCTTCAAAGTAGCCCTCGTTCAAGGCCTTGCGACGCAGGGTGGCTATCAGTTCTTCGCTGGTCAGGTTTTCGATGGGGTCAGTGCCGTAGCGGAGGCCGAGCATCGCCTTGCTGAGGAGGTCGAGGCCCCGCTGGGCCTTGCTGGCATCTTCCCGCAGACTGAATTCGAACTTGTTCAGTTCCGCCAGCACCAGATCGTGATCAAGCCCTTCCTCCACCATTTTCTCCAGGGTGGTTTTGTAGAGACTGAGGAAGGTATCGCGGTGCCCTGCCTCACTGCCGACAAGATAGGTGATCATCAGGGTTTTGCTCGATGAATTGGCCATGAAGAAGCCACCGAAATCCTTGCACAGACCGCTGGAGACAATGGCATTTTTCAGGGGTGAGCCGTCGGAGTTGAAGAGGATGTTGGCGATGATCTGAAAGGCGGTATTCTCCTGCCGCATGGCGATTGTCGCCACGTTGGTGCCGACGGCAAGAAAGGTCTTGGCCTCGGTTTCGCCGCTGTCGACGGCGTAGCTTTCGCTTATGTACACCGGTTCCGTCGGCGAGTCGCCCTGGGTGATCATGGCCTTTTTGCCCGCCGCATAAGCGGATAAAAACCGGTCCTGGAGAAAATGCAATTCGTCCAGCAAAGGGGCATCGCCATAGAGGAGGAAGAAGCCGTTGCTCGGGTGATAGTGGTCCTTGTGGAATTGGCAGAACTGCTCGAAGGTCAGGTCGGGGATGTTTTTTGGATCGCCGCCGGATTCGTGGGCGTAGGTTGATCCGGGCATGAGGCCGCCAAAGATATTATGGAAGATATGGCGGATGGGGTCGGAGAAGGCCCCCTTCATCTCGTTGTAGACGACTCCCTGAAATTCGAGCGGGCTTTCCGGGCCTTCCTGGTGATAGTGCCAGCCTTCCTGCTCGAAGGTGCTTTTAGCCAGCAGCGGATTGAAGACCACATCGCAATAGACATCCATGATGTTGAAATATTCTTTCAGGTTGCGGGTGGCAAAAGGGTAGTAGGTGATGTCGGCGCCGGTCATGGCATTGAGAAAGGTGGTCAGCCCGCCCTTGTTGATCTCGCCGAAGACGTCCTTGACCGGATATTTTTTTGAGCCCATGAGTACCGAGTGCTCAAGGATATGCGCCACCCCGGTGGAGTCGGTGGGGACGGTGTTGAAGGCGACGGTGAAGGTCTTGTTGGTGTCGCTGTTTTTGATTGCCAGGAGCGGGCATTTCAGAAGCTCATGCTCAAAGAGGTAGACGTCCGAGTTGATTTCTTTGAGGAAGGTATGGGTCTTGAGGAAAAAGCCGGCATAGGTGGAACCTTGGCTGAAAGTCATTGTGCGTCCTTGTAGGAGGTGATATTTGTAATGTTATAGCTGAATTGAGCAACTTGTTTGCTCATACAAAACTTATGCCCTCGCGGTAACAAAGGTTTTCTCCGAATCGAGGAGAAGGGTGACCGGGCCGTCATTCACCAGGCTCACCGCCATATCGGCGGCGAAGGTGCCGGTGGCCACGCCTATCCCCCGCTGTCGCACCTCTCTAACAAATTGATTGTAGAGAGGTTCGGCGATCTCCG of the Desulforhopalus sp. genome contains:
- a CDS encoding GGGtGRT protein produces the protein MALFESYDRRIGQIIPVLEKYGMKSLEEAEGVCKDYGVDVAAIVRGIQPICFENAVWAYTLGAAIAIKKGQKRAAEIAATLGEGLQAFCIPGSVADDRKVGIGHGNLAAMLLSEETSCFAFLAGHESFAAAEGAIGIARSANRVRQNPLRVILNGLGKDAAKIISRINGFTYVETKFDYAAGKLNVVAETPYSQGERGKVRCFGADDVREGVAINHMEGVDVSITGNSTNPTRFQHPVAGTYKKECVQQGKKYFSVASGGGTGRTLHPDNMGAGPASYGMTDTMGRMHSDAQFAGSSSVPAHVEMMGLIGMGNNPMVGASVSVAVALEQAGNTNK
- a CDS encoding insulinase family protein — protein: MTFSQGSTYAGFFLKTHTFLKEINSDVYLFEHELLKCPLLAIKNSDTNKTFTVAFNTVPTDSTGVAHILEHSVLMGSKKYPVKDVFGEINKGGLTTFLNAMTGADITYYPFATRNLKEYFNIMDVYCDVVFNPLLAKSTFEQEGWHYHQEGPESPLEFQGVVYNEMKGAFSDPIRHIFHNIFGGLMPGSTYAHESGGDPKNIPDLTFEQFCQFHKDHYHPSNGFFLLYGDAPLLDELHFLQDRFLSAYAAGKKAMITQGDSPTEPVYISESYAVDSGETEAKTFLAVGTNVATIAMRQENTAFQIIANILFNSDGSPLKNAIVSSGLCKDFGGFFMANSSSKTLMITYLVGSEAGHRDTFLSLYKTTLEKMVEEGLDHDLVLAELNKFEFSLREDASKAQRGLDLLSKAMLGLRYGTDPIENLTSEELIATLRRKALNEGYFEELIKHYLLDNQATVVVTLSPDPEKQKRSQTEEQARLAAHDATLSEAERSARINRTRELLEEQLEPNSLATLSLLPQLSLSDLGTGVDFPKAMPTEMFGQQVLVSELATNHITYLDVGFDFSCLPPQLLPLLDLFGTIATEIGTKRLSYQQFAKEIATCTGAFSHTLTTYTNRRQPGSTRPVFWLHLKCLPDYLDQALNLLAEVFASVSFADRARIREIVGREFAWAEHSAHSEGYNLPSTRVFAHLSTAGLYNELVSGVTAYLALKDLAVNYEAKEETFLAALQQIAGLLFNRNNLILATTADGRELRPLMQLGRCITDALPATPLASYTLPAPQLATHEAFITSAEVVFAVQGGNLLKNSEGYNGHFEVLKTYLSRDYLWNTVRQMGGAYGCFIQFGQLTGNLAYVSYRDPQVKKTYDAYNAVPAVVAGLDLPDKVLEQLIIGTYGNFDPLQSAAAKGATARNDYLNGIDPEFKQQRLTEITATTLADLRSFAPAFAAMTAGSHRAIIGNRSKIEAAGSLFDSIVEL